A DNA window from Plasmodium vinckei vinckei genome assembly, chromosome: PVVCY_10 contains the following coding sequences:
- a CDS encoding RNA-binding protein Nova-1, putative, with amino-acid sequence MGNSTEEEQTIKCGTSQLCFVKMLINNLVAGSIIGKYGSIISGIENKTGCSLKLSPNNSYFPNTQKRVLVICGKQEQINNVIIIILNKIRQISIPNNINNNKKENKIQTYTCKIVVPKSAVSAIIGKGGHQIKQLQNNTGTKIQISNREDGLNERVISIVGPFESVRDTTTKVIASIQTDPNLKDLLNINYNKELNIETVTNNNNRNGIRNISHNFINNIPMNNYVMSQQYGLFQHEQYVDINMMNYLMRNNRDLFNLPCEISIQIPDEFIGSVIGKNGVRLTNIMNSTGAQIKISRKGELIPGTTDRKTRIIGTVAAVHAAHVLVLQRLEFVYMQIKFDI; translated from the coding sequence ATGGGGAATAGTACAGAGGAAGAGCAAACAATAAAATGTGGTACTAGCCAATTGTGTTTTGTAAAGATgctaataaataatttagtaGCAGGATCGATTATAGGCAAATATGGATCAATCATATCAggtattgaaaataaaacaggATGTAGTTTAAAACTATCACCAAATAATTCTTACTTTCCAAATACACAAAAAAGAGTTTTAGTAATATGTGGTAAACaagaacaaataaataatgtaattataattattttaaataagatAAGACAAATATCAATACCAAATAAtatcaataataataaaaaagaaaataaaatacaaactTATACATGTAAAATTGTAGTACCAAAATCAGCAGTAAGTGCTATCATTGGAAAAGGAGGACATCAAATTAAACAActacaaaataatacaggaacaaaaatacaaatatctAATCGTGAAGATGGATTGAATGAAAGAGTTATATCAATAGTCGGCCCGTTTGAATCGGTTCGTGATACAACAACAAAAGTTATTGCCTCAATTCAAACAGATCCAAACTTAAaagatttattaaatattaattataataaagaattaaatattgaaactgttactaataataataatagaaatGGAATTCGAAATATATctcataattttattaataatataccaATGAATAATTATGTAATGTCACAACAATATGGACTATTTCAACATGAACAATATGTAGAcataaatatgatgaattatttaatgagAAATAATCgtgatttatttaatttgccATGTGAAATATCTATACAAATTCCCGATGAGTTTATCGGATCCGTTATTGGTAAAAATGGTGTTAGACttacaaatattatgaacagTACAGGTGCACAAATCAAAATAAGTAGAAAAGGAGAATTAATACCTGGAACTACTGATCGGAAAACAAGAATTATAGGAACTGTTGCAGCAGTACATGCTGCCCATGTTCTAGTCTTACAAAGATTAGAGTTTGTTtatatgcaaataaaatttgatatataa
- a CDS encoding DNA-directed RNA polymerases I and III subunit RPAC2, putative, with the protein MEEKAYFQNLKTITHATFCFENEDHTLGNCLRCILLQKEGIEFAGYTVPHPTQAEINLRIQTTGEPAINILKDSLDDLSNICSIMLDKFNDALENA; encoded by the exons atggaagaaAAAGCATATTTTCAGAATTTGAAAACGATAACTCATGCTACATTTTGCtttgaaaatgaagatCATACATTAg gAAATTGTTTACGTTGTATTTTACTTCAAAAGGAAGGAATAGAATTTGCTGGTTATACAGTACCTCACCCAACACAAGcagaaataaatttaagaaTCCAGACAACAG GTGAACCTGCTATAAACATTTTGAAAGATTCATTAGACGACCTGTCAAACATATGTAGCATCATGCTAGATAAGTTTAATGATGCCTTGGAAAATGCCTAG